The Alphaproteobacteria bacterium genome includes the window ATGGAATATGTCGATCTTCTGCCTCAGGCAGGGGTGCATTTCTATCCCAATAGGGCAGAACCTTTTTCCCCATCCATTCAGCTTTCAAGCCATAGTACCGGTGACTGATTTTGGGAAAGTACTCTTGAACTGTTGTCAACAATGCCTCAACGACCTCGTCCTCAACGAAGTTTTCCTTGTTCCGATAGGAAATAGGCGCCGGATACTTGCGCCATTTATCCTCAACTTCCTTATCTTTCATCAATGTATTCATGATTAGGGTTAAAAGAGATGAATTCTTCTCTAATCCCTCCCCAAAGGCCTTCGCTGCCTTCTTTCTTTTTTCTTCACTGGGGTCCGTCAGTTGGTTAATGATTTGGCTTACATCTTGTTCAACCCCATCCACTAAAAACCGCATATGGGAAAAAGTTTCATCATAAAGCCGTACCCAATTGTTTGAGGAAGATATAGCCTTCTCATGCAGTATTTTTTCCATATCTTTTGAAAGCTGGTGATCTTTGAACACCCTCACCTGCCCCAGCCAAGATTTATAGCGCTGAAGATCAGCGCTTTTGGCCAAAAGATGCTTCATTTGCTCATCTGTAATTTCGTTTAGTTCTAGTGTGAAAAACAAAAGTGCTGTGGAAAGATCTGACGCTTTTTCCTTAATGCGTTGATAAAATAAAGGGCCCTCAGCATGGCTCATATCCTGGGCGAAAATCAAATGGGCAAAGGTATAAGGCCGCCCCAATTTTTCATTAATCTGTTCATAAGAACCAATAGCTTGGGCCAAATGAGAGGCAGATAAACTAGCCACTTTGCCTTCATATTGCTTGGCAAAAACTTGAATTAATTCTTCGATATGGTTTAGATCTTGCTGAATTTTTGGGTCAGTCATTCCCTGATAAAGATCATTTAGGTTCCAGGATGGAGCGTGTGTCATTGAATTCCTCTTGCGTTTTTACACTACTTTTCAATAAGATACTATTTCTAGAAATTAAGGAGTACGAGTAAAACCAGGGTCGAGGGGCTTCGACTTGTACTTAAGATACACGAGAAGCCCGAGATCCCGCAGTTTTGCGAAGTAATCGTTAATTTGTAGAGATAGTATGATAGAGAATAGCTGGATGTATGCTGCATTGCAAGAGGCTGCAGAGGCCGCCCGTCGAGGCGAAGTCCCCGTGGGGGCCCTTGTTCTTGGGCCAGACAATCAGCTGCTTAGCAAAGCAGGAAATCGCATTGTTCAATTGAAAGATCCCACCGCACACGCAGAAATACTGGCTATTAGGGAAGCTTGTCGCAAAACCGGCTGGGAACGTCTTGTGGATTGTACTCTGTATGTTACGCTGGAGCCCTGCGCCATGTGTGCGGGGGCTTTGTCTTTGGCCCGCTTAAAAACTATTTATTATGGAGCGCCAGACCCTAAGGGAGGCGCCATTCACCATGGTCCCAAATTTTATGACCAACCCACCTGTCACCATCGCCCCACAGTCATTCATGGGATTTTGGAAAAAGAATGCAGCACTATTTTGAAAGAATTTTTTAAGAGGTTGCGGGAGCCACAAGGGCACTAATTTCGCGAAGCAATCGGCCAAAAGGCTAAGTTTTTAAATCAAGTACAGCATCGGATTCACAGGTTTCGTCCCCTTTCGTACTTCAAAATGAAGCTGGGGTATTTTTATGCCTGATTTTCCTACGGTTCCTAGAATTTGGCCCCGCTTTAGACGGTCTCCCTTAATAACTTTAATGTCATGCAGGTGGGCATAGGCTGTCAGCCATCCGCCCCCGTGTTTCACCAGAACCAGATTACCGTAGCTGCGCATGCCGCGCCCTGTATAAGCCACAACGCCATCATCTGCCACGTGGACTGGCGTTCCCAAGGAGGCTTCAATATTCACGCCATCGTTATGAAGTCCCCTGCCCTGTTCTCCATAGGAAGAAATCACACGCCCTTCAACAGGTCGCAAAAAGGCAGAATTTTTACGCTGAGGTAAATCAATGTATTGTGCTATGGGTTTTCCCGCTTCCTCCTCGTT containing:
- a CDS encoding M23 family metallopeptidase, whose amino-acid sequence is MSLPELVIYTSTGKKIIKKPSVWNRKTLSFSEGMPQKYRVKTGENLYRISKENAVPIATIIAKNNLSAPYTIYPGQILILVSPRIHLVAEDDDLYKIAMLHKVNLSTLVTTNNLQAPYRLKSGQQLIVPNSPTNEEEAGKPIAQYIDLPQRKNSAFLRPVEGRVISSYGEQGRGLHNDGVNIEASLGTPVHVADDGVVAYTGRGMRSYGNLVLVKHGGGWLTAYAHLHDIKVIKGDRLKRGQILGTVGKSGIKIPQLHFEVRKGTKPVNPMLYLI
- a CDS encoding M3 family oligoendopeptidase, which encodes MTHAPSWNLNDLYQGMTDPKIQQDLNHIEELIQVFAKQYEGKVASLSASHLAQAIGSYEQINEKLGRPYTFAHLIFAQDMSHAEGPLFYQRIKEKASDLSTALLFFTLELNEITDEQMKHLLAKSADLQRYKSWLGQVRVFKDHQLSKDMEKILHEKAISSSNNWVRLYDETFSHMRFLVDGVEQDVSQIINQLTDPSEEKRKKAAKAFGEGLEKNSSLLTLIMNTLMKDKEVEDKWRKYPAPISYRNKENFVEDEVVEALLTTVQEYFPKISHRYYGLKAEWMGKKVLPYWDRNAPLPEAEDRHIPWEEAKEIVLTAYGKFSPEMATIGQEFFDKHWIDAALRPGKDTGAFSHPCIPSVHPYILQNYHGKILDVMTLAHELGHGIHQVLSARRGYLMSDTPLTLAETASIFGEMLTFQSLLESSSPKERKILLASKVSDMLNSIVRQVAFCLFEKKIHAARKKGELSADQIGQIWLEVQRESLGPVLSFDPEYSHYWSYISHFFHVPFYVYAYAFGNCLVNSLYATYQKGLPNFEEKYLDLLKAGGTLHHQELLKPFGLNTADPKFWRQGLDLIVEYLDELESLP
- a CDS encoding nucleoside deaminase, which gives rise to MIENSWMYAALQEAAEAARRGEVPVGALVLGPDNQLLSKAGNRIVQLKDPTAHAEILAIREACRKTGWERLVDCTLYVTLEPCAMCAGALSLARLKTIYYGAPDPKGGAIHHGPKFYDQPTCHHRPTVIHGILEKECSTILKEFFKRLREPQGH